The genomic region CGGCAAGTTTCACTTCGGTTTCCAGGTTGCGTCGGCCGCAGACGTCGACACCTGGGCGGAACGCTTGCGCGCCGGCGGCGTCAACATCATGTCGGGCCCCTTCGGCGAAGGCAATGAACGACAGATCTATTTCGTCGATCCCGACAACTACGAGATCGAAATCTACTACGAAGCGTAATATGCGCGTTGCGACGATATGGCGCGCTTGCTAGTCATCGTCGTCGTCTTCGCGGAGATCGTCGAAAAATTCGGCCGCGGTTTCGCGGAGTACGTCGAGTAGGCGCCCGACGTGCGGGCGGACTTCGTCGGCCGAACTGACGCAGAGCTCTACGGTGAAGAGGACGTCGCGCTGGTCTTCCCACACGGCGGTCTTGACGAATTTTTTGCGGACGTTGTATCCGTTGGCGACATCGACGGCGTCGTCTACATCGATCTCGGCGGGGAGGGCCCAACCCGAGCCGAGCATGACGAACGACGGATCGTCGCGATAGCTGATGATGAAGTAGCGGTCGCCTTCGCTTTTGAAGGCGATGCGTAGCGCGTCGTCGTCGTCGTCGCGGGTGAAGAGCAGGCCTTCGTCGTCGAGCGCTTCTTCGAGCGGCAGCATGTAATCGCCGACGTCGTCCGGGTTCATCGCTCTCCCATCGTGAGCGAGTTGATGAACTTATCGGCGGCGGCTTTGCTTTCAGTGCGGTCGACGATGCGCTCGATGGCGGTGTTTCCGGCATCGCGCACGCGATTGACGACGTCCCAAAACGCTTTCGTAAAGGCTTCCGGCGATCCGGGTTGCTCTTGCGCCGCCGCAATGAAGAGGCCGCCGTCGTGCGCCATCGTGAACTGCACTTCCGGATATTCGCCCTGTACGATCGCGAGCGTTTCGGTGTTGTTGGTGTTTTCGCGCGCCAGGTCGGGGATTTCGTAGGCGGTGGCCAGCGTATAAAAGTCCGGGTTGCGCTCGTGGGTCGTTACCGAAAACACCTGTCCGCGAGTGCGAAACAGCAATTCGGCGACGCCCTCGGATTCGTCGATCACGGAGACGTCGACTTTATGGCCCTCTTCTTGAATGAATGCGGCGACGGTATCCCGGACGAGCGTCATGATTGCTCCGTATGCTCTGCGGGGGTTCCGATGGACTCGGCGAGATAGGCACGCGAAAGATGCACGTACTCCTCGGCGGCGATTTTGATCCAGGTTGCGGCCTCGCCTTCGATCGGCTTCTTGACCTTCGCGGGAACGCCGGCTGCGAGAACGTGGTCGGGAATCTCCACGCGTTCTCCGACGACGCTGCCCGCCGCCACGAGCGAACCTTCGCCGATGACGCAGCCGTTCAGCAACACGGCGTTGCTGCCGATGAGCGCGTGGCGCTTCACATGGCAATCTTCCATGATGGCAGCGTGGCCGATCGTTACGTCATCGTCGATTTGCGTGAGCGTGGTGACGTGGAGAACGGCGTTATCTTGCACGGAGGTACGCGCACCGATCCGGATCGGCCCGTTGTCGCCGCGTAAAACCGCGCCGAACCAGATACTCGATTCCTCGCCTACTTCCACGTCGCCGATCAAGACGGCGGTGGGAGCGACGAACGCGGTGGGATGGATCTTGGGGTGTTTGCCCCGGAATGCGATGACCATCCCTCATCATGCAATCCGCATTTTGACGACCCCTCTTTTCGCCCGGGCGAAGCGAATCGGGGCCCGGCGTAGAACGGGCCTGGCATGCACCGGCACAACACGCCGCTGCGGGGCGTCACCGCGATCCCGCATCCCAAGCCCAACGACCCGAACTATACCGCGGTCAACTATACCTATGCCGGCCAGACCGGGCACATCCACGAGGTGGTCGAAATCGGCGGGCGCGAACTGGCCAAGGTCGGTTTCGACGACCGCAAGATTGTCTATTACCTGCTTGAAGATTTAGAGCTCGATACCACCGCCAAACGAGGCACTTTTCACGACACCGAGGTGAAGCCGTCGTAGGCTCGCCGCTTCATAGGAGTATGACCCGATGCCGTTGATCCCGATCTCAGCACCGCAGGCCGTTACGCCCGGCGGCGGATTCGATTACGTGACCGTCGACCCGGTCCGCCGGCGCGTCTACGCGGCCCACGGCGGCGCCAAGGCGCTGCTGGTTGCCGACGCGGATACGGGCAAGGTACTCGGCCTCGTGCAGGTCGGCCCGATGGCCGGGGTGGCCGTCGATCCGGCGAACGGGCACGTCTATACGGGCAACGGCCGCGGGCAGAGCGTGAGCGAGGTCGATCCGGTGGCCATGAAAGTGCTGCGAACCGTAAAGGTGGCGGGGCCCGTCGACGCCATCGCCTATGACCCGACCCTCAAGCGCATCTATGCCGACGAAGACGACGGGACGCGAATCTTCGTCATCGACACGACAACGTTCAAGGTGATCGCCACCGTGGCGCTGCCCGGGCACAAACCGGAGTACATACAGATCGATCCGCAAACGCACGACGTCTATCAGAACATTTCGAATCTCGGCGAGATTGCGGTGATCGATCCGCACACGCTCAAGGTTGCACGCGTCTTCGCAACGCCGCAGCTGAGCAACAATCATCCGCTCCAATACGATGAGCGGGGCCACGCGCTGATTGCCGCGGGTGAAAACGGTACGCTTGCGGTCTACAGTCGCGGCGGCAAGCTTTTACATAAGATCGCCTATCCCGGCAAGGTCGATCAATGCAGTTTCGACCAATCGCGCGGCTGGCTTGCATGCGCGGGTAGGAGCCTGGTGCTCTTCTCGGTCGCTGGGTCAGGTACGCCGAAGTTGCTGGCTTCTCGGGTCGTCGCGAACGGCTTCCATACGACCGCGATCGACCCGAAGACCGGCAACATCTGGGCCGTCTGGGGCGACCGCGGAACGGGCAAAGCATTTATTCAAGGATTCGCGTACAAACCGAAGGCCTAGCCCGCGTGCGGTGATCTTCGGACGCTTATCGGACGATGGGCGTGCTACGTTTCCGGCATGCACCATGCATTGCGGAGCTTAATGAGCGGCCGGCGCGTCGCGTCCTGTGCAGGTGGGGCATGAGTGAGGCCTCGAGCGCGCGATATTTGTTCGAGCTTTCCACCGGCTCTTTTCGCGGGTCACCCGAACTCTCCGAACTCGTGGGGTGTGATGGGCGCATATACTCACGATCGGAGTATCTTTCGTACGTCGTCCCCGACGATCTCCCGCTACTAGGGCGCAGCGTCAACGTCGCGATTCAAAGCGCCTCTGCGTACGAAGTGACCTATCGTCTGCGATCCGCGGATCATGCGCAAAGGTATGTGAAAGAGCGCGGGAGCTTTCACCATGCCGGTCAAGAACGCCGAGCGGTCTTGTTGGAAGCCACCATCGAAGCCTGCGAGACTCGGCCGGATGATGCCGGCGCGCAATCGTCCGATGCGATCGATGCGCTCACCGGCCTCCTCTCGCGTCACGCCTTCCTTAGCAAACTCGAAAGCTTACTGGAGGACCCGTCCTCGCGCTCCGGCGTCGCGCTCGTATTCCTCGACTTGGATCGCTTTAGGCTGATTAACGACACGCTCGGTCACTACATAGGAGACGGCATCCTGCGCGAAATTGCATGTCGGCTCTCAAGCGTTCTGAAGCACGACGACCTCATCGCGCGTTCGGGCGGGGATGAATTTCTCATCGCCGTGCGCAGCGTATCGGGCTCATCGGACATCCGATCTATCGCTGACGGCATACGCAGTGCTTTCGTGGGGGCCTTCGTAGCGGGAAAAGAGCGGCACGTCTTGACGGCGAGCATTGGGATCAGCCGCTTCCCGTTGGATGGAATTACGGTTGACGACCTATTGCAAGGCGCTGATGCGGCACTCTACGACGCGAAGCAGTATGGCGGCGGCGGCGTATCGCTGGTAACCGAGGGGGCGCGCTTAGCCGCTGCGGAGCGCTTTTGCCTGGAACTCGAGTTGCAGGATGCGATCCTGAACTCCGAGCTGGTCATGCATTACCAACCGCTGTGGAATTTTCGGAGCGGCGCAATCAGCGGTGCCGAAGCGCTGGTTCGATGGGAGCATCCGCGCCGGGGTTTGGTCATGCCGTTAGAATTTATCCCGATCATCGAAAAGAACGGTCCGCTGATGCGGCAGTTCGGCAATTGGGCTCTCGATAGCGTCTTTTCGCAGCTGCAGGCATGGCAACGGTTGGGAGTACGCACGAAGGTTTGGCTGAACGTCGCACCCATACAGATCAGCGACCCCGGCTTCGTGGAGGAGATCATTTCGCGGCTCTTCGAATGTGGGATCCCACCGGCTTGCATCGGAATCGAGCTGACGGAACGAACGTTCATCGATCGTGACGACGAAGCCATTTCTGTGCTCGAAGACCTCCGAGGTGCGGGCATTTCGATCGCTCTCGACGATTTCGGCATTGAATATTCGTCCCTCAACTGTGCGTACCGGCTTCCGATCGACACGATCAAAATCGATCGCACGTTCATTTCCGGCATTTTGAGCGACCAATACGATAAGTCCGTTGTCGGGGCGATTATGAGCATCGCGGCGGAACTCAAGGCGAGTATCACGGCTGAAGGCGTAGAAAACATCGATCAATATCACGCGCTTCGCGAAATGGGATGCCACGATTTCCAGGGATTTCTGTACGCGCCGGCGTTGGAGCCGGAGGAATTTTTCGAGAAGTTGCAACGCTCCCGCGCAAGCTAGCCTCCGAGGCGCTCGTCCGTTCAGCAAATGCCCCGAGTCGGCTCGGGGCATTTGCCATTCTTGGGGGCGTTCGCGCCGCCGTCACGATCCGGAGTAAAAAAGTCGGACGGTTTTCGGACGGGCGATTGATACGCTGCGTCGATGAAGCTGCGCTTGATTCAAGTGCCCATAGCCTGCGTTCTTGCCGCCGTCCTTTCCGGCTGTGGCGGAGGCGGAGGCTCTGGACCGTCAATTCCCGCGAGCCCGCTCGCGACCGCCACGCCGAATACTATTCCGGTTGCACAGTTTCCCCTGGCGATTCCGTTTTCAGCCGGCGGGCTTACCGGTAGTATGTTGGTGCCGAGTGCCGGGAGCGCGCCAAGCGGCGCTACGCTCTCGCTGAGCGCCACGACATCGGCCCCGAGCGGCGTGCCGCCGCTCGTGAACGCCGGCGAAATGTTCGTGGGTGCCTTGATGAGCGCCACGGTGACCCTCTCCGGCGCGCCGGGATTCCAGTTTTCATTGAACGGTTTACCCACGCCGACGGCATTACGGTCTTCTTCGAACGCTCAGAGTGCACCGAGCGGATCGTTCTATCTTGCGCTGGCAGATCCGACGAAATCGCCGGCCTCGTGGCAGGTGATTGAGGGCCCCGGTACTCTCGGCAACGGCATCGTCGTCTTCGCCGGTACGCAAACGCCGATGACGTTCGCCGCAAATCAAACGTACGTGTTCGAACTGTTCTATTTGAGTGCGGGTTCGGGCGCGGTCACCGTCTCACCGTCTGCGCTCTCGTTTCTGGGAACCTCCCCGAGTGCCGCGCAGTTGGTCACGGTCTCAGAAGCGGGTTACACGGGAGCCTTTGCCTTGAATTCGACCTGTTCGTCGGTCGCAACGATAACGCCGTCCGGCAACCAATATATCGTCCAGCCCGTCGGTGCCGGAACGTGTTCTGCGACGTTTTCGGATGCAAACGGCCACAACGCCATATTGCCAATAGTGGTAACGGTTACGACCGGAGGTGGACAATGATGCACCGCATACTGGTTGCGCTGTGCTGTGTAAGCCTGTTTGCCGCCTGCTCCGGCGGCGGCAATATGGCGTCGCTTCCGGCGGCGAGTCCCCCGCAAGCGCTGCCCGCGGCAAGTGCGCCCGTGGCCTTCACGGTTATCGTACCGCGCGCGGCAACGGCATCTGCACGGTCGGCGAAACCGAAGTACGTGTCGCCTTCTACGCAGTCGATTGCAATCTCCGTAGCATCGGCCGGCGCCAACGCGACGACGAATACCGCGAATTGCGCGGCAAGTCAGTGTACCGTCAATATCGAAGCGCCGATCGGATACGACAGCTTTACGATTTCACTGTACGACGGCCAAAACGGATCCGGCAACCTCCTTTCAACCGGCTCGACGTCGCAGTCGGTTATTGCCGGAATGAACAATGCGATCGGCGTTACCTTTAATGGTGTTGCGGCCAAGATCGCGCTGCAAGGCAATCCGGCTTCGCTGCCCGCCGGCAGTATCGGAACATCAACGATCACGGTGACCGGGATGGACGCCGATGGAAACATCATTATCGCGCCGGGCGGATACGCCTCGGCAATTACGCTTGCGGTTTCGAACGCAAGCGGTACGGCGAGTATCAGCCCGGTGACGATCGCGCAGCCGGGCCAAACCGCAACGCTTTCATACGATGGGCGGCCGGCTTCGGGCGCCACGATTACCGCGAGCGCTCCGGGCGTAGCGACGACGCAACTGACGGTCGCGTTCACCGGCGGCCCCACGCCGGCGCCGACATCGAGCGGGCTGCCGACGGCGACGCCAATTCCAACGGCCGCACCCACGCCGACACAGGCC from Candidatus Dormiibacterota bacterium harbors:
- a CDS encoding gamma carbonic anhydrase family protein, whose product is MVIAFRGKHPKIHPTAFVAPTAVLIGDVEVGEESSIWFGAVLRGDNGPIRIGARTSVQDNAVLHVTTLTQIDDDVTIGHAAIMEDCHVKRHALIGSNAVLLNGCVIGEGSLVAAGSVVGERVEIPDHVLAAGVPAKVKKPIEGEAATWIKIAAEEYVHLSRAYLAESIGTPAEHTEQS
- a CDS encoding YncE family protein, producing the protein MPLIPISAPQAVTPGGGFDYVTVDPVRRRVYAAHGGAKALLVADADTGKVLGLVQVGPMAGVAVDPANGHVYTGNGRGQSVSEVDPVAMKVLRTVKVAGPVDAIAYDPTLKRIYADEDDGTRIFVIDTTTFKVIATVALPGHKPEYIQIDPQTHDVYQNISNLGEIAVIDPHTLKVARVFATPQLSNNHPLQYDERGHALIAAGENGTLAVYSRGGKLLHKIAYPGKVDQCSFDQSRGWLACAGRSLVLFSVAGSGTPKLLASRVVANGFHTTAIDPKTGNIWAVWGDRGTGKAFIQGFAYKPKA
- a CDS encoding EAL domain-containing protein — its product is MSEASSARYLFELSTGSFRGSPELSELVGCDGRIYSRSEYLSYVVPDDLPLLGRSVNVAIQSASAYEVTYRLRSADHAQRYVKERGSFHHAGQERRAVLLEATIEACETRPDDAGAQSSDAIDALTGLLSRHAFLSKLESLLEDPSSRSGVALVFLDLDRFRLINDTLGHYIGDGILREIACRLSSVLKHDDLIARSGGDEFLIAVRSVSGSSDIRSIADGIRSAFVGAFVAGKERHVLTASIGISRFPLDGITVDDLLQGADAALYDAKQYGGGGVSLVTEGARLAAAERFCLELELQDAILNSELVMHYQPLWNFRSGAISGAEALVRWEHPRRGLVMPLEFIPIIEKNGPLMRQFGNWALDSVFSQLQAWQRLGVRTKVWLNVAPIQISDPGFVEEIISRLFECGIPPACIGIELTERTFIDRDDEAISVLEDLRGAGISIALDDFGIEYSSLNCAYRLPIDTIKIDRTFISGILSDQYDKSVVGAIMSIAAELKASITAEGVENIDQYHALREMGCHDFQGFLYAPALEPEEFFEKLQRSRAS
- a CDS encoding YbjN domain-containing protein, producing MNPDDVGDYMLPLEEALDDEGLLFTRDDDDDALRIAFKSEGDRYFIISYRDDPSFVMLGSGWALPAEIDVDDAVDVANGYNVRKKFVKTAVWEDQRDVLFTVELCVSSADEVRPHVGRLLDVLRETAAEFFDDLREDDDDD